A region from the Sulfitobacter sp. D7 genome encodes:
- a CDS encoding argininosuccinate synthase, whose translation MSAPKKVVLAYSGGLDTSIILKWLQTEYGCEVVTFTADLGQGEELEPARKKAEMMGIAPENIYIEDVREEFVRDFVFPMFRANAVYEGLYLLGTSIARPLISKRLVEIAEETGADAVAHGATGKGNDQVRFELAAYALNPDIKVIAPWREWDLSSRTKLLEFAEAHQIPVAKDKRGEAPFSVDANLLHTSSEGKVLEDPAIDAPDYVYQRTVNPEDAPNTPEYVEIGFERGDAVSINGEAMSPATILTKLNELGGKHGCGRLDLVEGRFVGMKSRGIYETPGGTLLLEAHRGIESITLDRGAMHLKDELMPKYAELIYNGFWYSPERTMLQAAIDASQAHVTGTVRLKLYKGHVRTVGRWSDHSLYSEAHVTFEDDAGAYDQKDAAGFIQLNALRLKLLAARDKRTKG comes from the coding sequence ATGTCCGCGCCTAAGAAAGTCGTGCTTGCCTATTCCGGCGGCCTCGATACCTCGATCATCCTGAAATGGCTGCAAACCGAATATGGCTGCGAAGTGGTGACCTTCACCGCCGACCTCGGCCAAGGCGAAGAGCTGGAACCGGCCCGCAAAAAAGCCGAGATGATGGGCATCGCACCCGAGAACATCTACATCGAAGACGTGCGCGAAGAATTCGTTCGCGATTTCGTCTTCCCAATGTTCCGCGCCAATGCGGTTTATGAAGGCCTCTACCTACTGGGCACCTCCATCGCCCGCCCGCTGATCTCCAAACGCCTCGTGGAAATCGCCGAAGAAACCGGTGCCGATGCCGTGGCCCACGGTGCAACCGGCAAAGGCAACGATCAGGTCCGCTTTGAACTGGCCGCCTACGCGCTCAACCCCGACATCAAAGTCATCGCCCCTTGGCGCGAATGGGATCTGTCGAGCCGCACCAAACTCTTGGAATTCGCCGAAGCGCACCAAATTCCCGTCGCAAAAGACAAACGCGGCGAAGCCCCCTTCTCCGTCGATGCCAATCTGCTGCACACCTCTTCCGAAGGCAAAGTCCTCGAAGACCCCGCAATCGACGCGCCCGACTATGTCTACCAGCGCACGGTAAACCCCGAAGACGCGCCGAACACGCCCGAATATGTCGAAATCGGTTTTGAGCGCGGCGACGCCGTCAGCATCAATGGCGAAGCAATGTCTCCCGCCACGATCCTCACCAAACTCAATGAGCTTGGCGGCAAACACGGCTGCGGCCGTCTCGATCTGGTCGAAGGCCGCTTCGTCGGCATGAAATCCCGCGGCATCTATGAGACCCCCGGTGGCACCCTGCTGCTCGAAGCCCACCGCGGCATCGAATCTATCACCCTCGACCGCGGCGCCATGCACCTCAAAGACGAGCTGATGCCGAAATACGCCGAACTGATCTACAACGGCTTCTGGTACAGCCCCGAGCGCACCATGCTGCAAGCCGCCATCGACGCAAGCCAAGCCCATGTCACCGGCACCGTGCGTCTGAAACTCTACAAAGGCCACGTCCGCACCGTGGGTCGCTGGTCCGATCACAGCCTCTACTCCGAAGCCCATGTGACCTTCGAAGACGACGCCGGCGCCTACGATCAAAAAGACGCCGCAGGCTTTATCCAACTCAACGCCCTGCGGCTCAAACTCCTCGCCGCCCGCGACAAACGCACCAAAGGCTGA
- a CDS encoding PP2C family protein-serine/threonine phosphatase: MKLDIPSLSEAVATPAVSPLILVVEGDETHRGFLSASLRAWGYEVISAASGAVALTLCERRLPDIVLCSWAMTGLSGLDVCRAFRSLSEERRGYFILLTDRPEGGVVTRALDAGADDVLIRPIGPPDLRARVMAGERFLVMQRELTQKNKLITETLDVLRQVHALIDKDLIEAKKFQQSLLRERYRAMEGGNLSMMLRSAGHVGGDLVGYFPVRPGVVGLFGLDVSGHGISSALMTARLAGYLSASTPDQNLALTLLPGGSYAARPPGEVIEELNDLVLHEMETEHYFTLMLAIADLTTGEVTVAQAGHPHPALLRGDGQVEQPGTGGFPVGLLAGVGFEEYKLQMAPGDRLLILSDGVTECPDPGGEMLGEEGLARMLGELRRFSGPALLSALVWKLSEFAGSRDFPDDVSGILLEYQGNV, translated from the coding sequence ATGAAATTGGATATCCCCAGCCTCTCTGAAGCGGTGGCGACGCCTGCTGTGTCGCCATTGATTTTGGTGGTTGAGGGGGATGAAACCCATCGGGGTTTTCTCTCGGCGTCTCTGAGGGCATGGGGGTATGAGGTGATCTCTGCCGCGTCGGGTGCTGTGGCTCTGACCCTTTGCGAGCGCCGTTTGCCTGATATTGTGCTCTGCAGTTGGGCGATGACGGGGCTGTCGGGGCTCGACGTCTGCCGGGCTTTCCGAAGCCTGTCGGAAGAGCGTCGTGGCTATTTCATTTTGCTCACCGACAGGCCTGAAGGTGGCGTGGTGACCCGCGCCCTTGATGCGGGGGCGGATGATGTGTTGATCCGGCCAATCGGTCCGCCGGACCTGCGCGCACGGGTCATGGCAGGGGAGCGTTTTCTGGTCATGCAGCGTGAGTTGACGCAGAAAAACAAGCTGATCACCGAAACATTGGATGTTCTTCGGCAGGTGCATGCGCTGATCGACAAGGATTTGATTGAGGCCAAGAAATTCCAGCAATCGCTGCTCCGCGAACGCTATCGCGCCATGGAGGGGGGCAATCTGTCGATGATGCTGCGCTCCGCCGGGCATGTTGGCGGCGATTTGGTGGGGTATTTCCCTGTGCGGCCGGGGGTCGTGGGGCTTTTCGGTTTGGATGTGTCGGGCCATGGCATCAGCTCGGCCCTGATGACGGCGCGGCTGGCCGGATATCTGTCGGCGTCGACGCCGGACCAGAACCTTGCGCTCACGCTATTGCCCGGGGGCAGCTATGCGGCGCGCCCCCCGGGGGAGGTGATCGAAGAGCTTAACGATCTTGTTCTTCATGAGATGGAGACGGAGCATTATTTTACGCTGATGCTGGCGATTGCCGACCTCACCACCGGGGAGGTCACAGTTGCGCAGGCAGGGCACCCGCATCCCGCTTTGCTGCGCGGCGATGGGCAGGTCGAACAGCCGGGCACCGGGGGCTTTCCTGTTGGCTTGCTCGCCGGGGTGGGATTTGAGGAATATAAGCTTCAGATGGCGCCGGGGGACAGGTTATTGATCCTATCGGATGGGGTGACGGAATGCCCCGATCCGGGCGGAGAGATGTTGGGCGAAGAGGGTTTGGCGCGGATGCTGGGTGAATTGCGCCGGTTCAGCGGTCCGGCGCTTCTCAGCGCGCTGGTCTGGAAGCTTTCCGAATTCGCGGGCAGCCGTGATTTCCCCGATGATGTTTCAGGGATATTGCTGGAGTATCAGGGCAACGTTTAG
- a CDS encoding NADP-dependent malic enzyme — translation MTRKNRITSEEALAFHLEPTPGKFEISATVPMTTQRDLSLAYSPGVAVPCEAIAENPETAYDYTNKGNLVAVISNGTAVLGLGNLGALASKPVMEGKAVLFKRFADVNSIDIELDTEDTEAFINACKLMGPTFGGINLEDIKAPECFIIEQRLKEEMDIPVFHDDQHGTAVICAAGLINALHLSSKKIEDVRIVLNGAGAAGIACLELLKSMGARHDNCIMCDTKGVIYQGRTEGMNQWKSAHAANTELRTLEEAMKGADVFLGVSVKGAVTPTMVASMADNPVIFAMANPDPEITPEEAHEVRMDAIVATGRSDYPNQVNNVLGFPYLFRGALDIHARAINDEMKIACAHALAQLAREDVPDEVALAYGRTLSFGRDYIIPTPFDPRLIHRIPPAVAKAGMDTGAARRPIIDMDAYELGLKSRMDPTASILRGINARARANQARMIFAEGDDPKVLRAAVMYQRAGLGKSLVVGREDDVRAKLEEAGMADAVRELEVVNAANTQHLETYKDFLYGRLQRKGFDRKDIHRLASRDRHVFAALMLAHGHGDGLVTGATRKSAHVLERLNHVFDANAEAGAAGITALLHKGRIVFIADTLVHEWPNENDLANIAESGARVARHLGLEPRVAFVSFSTFGYPVSERAEKMHLAPEVLDRRGVDFEYEGEMTVDVALNAASQANYPFSRLTGPANILVVPARHSASISVKLMQEMAGATVIGPILTGLDKSIQICSSTSTANDILNMAILAACKVG, via the coding sequence GTGACCAGAAAGAACCGTATCACCTCTGAAGAGGCGCTTGCCTTTCACCTTGAGCCGACGCCCGGCAAATTCGAGATCTCGGCCACGGTGCCGATGACCACCCAGCGGGACCTCAGCCTCGCCTATTCCCCCGGCGTGGCGGTGCCCTGCGAGGCGATCGCGGAAAACCCCGAGACGGCCTATGACTACACCAACAAGGGCAATCTGGTGGCGGTGATCTCAAACGGGACGGCGGTGCTGGGCTTGGGGAACCTCGGCGCGCTGGCGTCCAAGCCAGTGATGGAGGGCAAGGCGGTTCTGTTCAAACGCTTTGCCGATGTGAACTCGATCGATATCGAGCTTGATACAGAGGATACCGAGGCTTTCATCAACGCCTGCAAGCTGATGGGCCCAACTTTTGGCGGCATCAACCTCGAAGACATCAAGGCGCCTGAGTGTTTCATCATCGAACAGCGTCTGAAGGAAGAGATGGACATCCCCGTCTTCCATGACGACCAGCACGGCACGGCGGTGATCTGTGCCGCGGGCCTGATCAACGCGCTGCATCTGTCGAGCAAAAAGATCGAAGACGTGCGCATCGTGCTCAACGGTGCGGGGGCGGCGGGCATCGCCTGTCTGGAACTGCTCAAATCGATGGGCGCGCGGCATGACAATTGCATCATGTGCGACACCAAGGGTGTGATCTATCAGGGTCGTACCGAGGGCATGAACCAGTGGAAATCGGCCCATGCCGCCAATACCGAGCTGCGCACGCTTGAAGAGGCGATGAAGGGGGCGGATGTGTTCCTTGGGGTTTCGGTCAAGGGCGCGGTGACGCCTACAATGGTCGCCTCCATGGCCGATAACCCGGTGATCTTCGCCATGGCGAACCCGGATCCAGAGATCACCCCCGAAGAGGCGCATGAGGTCCGTATGGACGCCATCGTCGCCACCGGGCGGTCGGATTATCCGAACCAAGTTAACAACGTGCTGGGCTTTCCCTATCTCTTTCGCGGTGCGCTGGATATTCACGCACGCGCCATCAACGATGAGATGAAGATCGCCTGCGCCCATGCGTTGGCGCAACTGGCGCGTGAGGATGTGCCCGATGAAGTGGCGCTGGCCTATGGCCGCACGCTGAGCTTTGGTCGCGACTATATCATCCCCACGCCCTTTGATCCGCGTTTGATCCACCGCATTCCGCCTGCCGTGGCCAAAGCGGGGATGGACACAGGGGCCGCCCGACGACCGATCATCGATATGGATGCCTATGAACTGGGTCTGAAGTCGCGGATGGACCCGACGGCGAGCATCCTGCGCGGCATCAACGCCCGCGCTCGGGCCAATCAGGCGCGGATGATCTTTGCTGAGGGTGATGATCCCAAGGTGCTGCGCGCGGCAGTGATGTACCAGCGTGCGGGTCTCGGCAAGTCGCTGGTCGTGGGCCGCGAGGATGACGTGCGTGCCAAGCTCGAAGAAGCGGGCATGGCCGACGCGGTGCGCGAGTTGGAGGTGGTGAACGCCGCCAATACACAGCATTTGGAAACATACAAAGATTTCCTTTATGGTCGGCTGCAGCGCAAGGGTTTCGACCGCAAGGATATCCACCGCCTTGCCTCTCGCGACCGGCATGTCTTTGCGGCCCTGATGCTGGCACATGGGCACGGCGACGGTCTGGTGACCGGGGCCACCCGCAAGTCGGCGCATGTGTTGGAACGGTTGAATCACGTCTTTGATGCAAATGCCGAAGCCGGAGCCGCAGGCATCACGGCGTTGCTGCACAAGGGGCGCATCGTCTTTATCGCGGACACGTTGGTTCATGAATGGCCCAATGAGAACGATCTGGCCAATATCGCCGAAAGCGGCGCGCGTGTGGCGCGGCATCTGGGGCTGGAGCCGCGGGTTGCCTTCGTCAGCTTCTCGACCTTTGGCTACCCCGTCTCGGAACGCGCCGAAAAGATGCACCTCGCGCCCGAAGTGCTCGATCGGCGCGGCGTCGATTTCGAATACGAAGGCGAGATGACCGTCGACGTGGCTCTGAACGCGGCCAGTCAGGCGAACTACCCGTTCTCGCGGCTGACGGGGCCTGCCAATATCCTCGTGGTGCCAGCGCGGCACTCGGCCAGCATCTCGGTCAAGCTGATGCAAGAGATGGCGGGGGCCACGGTGATCGGGCCGATCCTCACCGGCTTGGACAAATCGATCCAGATCTGCTCCTCCACCTCCACGGCGAATGACATTCTTAACATGGCCATTCTCGCGGCCTGCAAGGTGGGCTGA
- a CDS encoding DUF7282 domain-containing protein — protein MKKFASTVVALSMIAGGAWADAHAMAMVEASGQDVSNGVVSADKVMAGENGWLVVHRTDADMKPGPVVGYAPLRAGENTDVVAILQEDVASGDMLMLMVHSEDGGMKTGVFEYTLGAKEDGPIKPNGELVMKVVTAD, from the coding sequence ATGAAAAAATTTGCAAGCACCGTAGTCGCCCTGTCCATGATCGCCGGTGGCGCATGGGCTGATGCTCATGCCATGGCAATGGTCGAAGCGTCGGGCCAAGATGTTTCGAATGGCGTCGTTAGCGCCGATAAAGTGATGGCAGGAGAGAATGGCTGGCTGGTCGTGCACCGCACCGATGCCGACATGAAGCCCGGCCCTGTTGTGGGCTATGCGCCGCTGCGTGCGGGGGAGAACACCGACGTGGTCGCGATCCTGCAAGAGGACGTGGCTTCGGGTGATATGCTGATGCTGATGGTGCATTCCGAAGATGGCGGCATGAAGACCGGTGTGTTCGAATACACGCTGGGCGCCAAGGAAGATGGGCCGATCAAGCCAAACGGCGAATTGGTGATGAAAGTCGTCACTGCCGATTGA
- a CDS encoding ribokinase: MIWNLGSINADNFYLLPHLPGPGETISARNFRQGLGGKGANMSVAAARAGTRVMHVGALGADGGWALERLLEYGVETAHITLMEGVTGHANIAVDLEGENNIVIFPGTNHEITDEMIGAALSEASSGDWLLMQNETNGQRFAARTAKTLGLRLAYAAAPFDAAAVTAILDQIDLLVLNEVEAAQLRAATGGELRQLPVDDIVVTLGAGGCEWVSNKAHLVESYPAYRVEAVDTTGAGDTFTGYLVAGLDRGMTMPQAIDLAMRAGALMVMRHGTADVIPDLKEIRDHDFRT, encoded by the coding sequence ATGATCTGGAACCTCGGCTCTATCAACGCGGATAACTTCTATCTGTTGCCCCATCTGCCGGGGCCGGGGGAGACGATTTCGGCCCGCAATTTTCGGCAAGGGCTGGGCGGTAAGGGGGCCAATATGTCGGTCGCCGCCGCCCGCGCCGGGACGCGGGTGATGCATGTCGGCGCGCTTGGGGCCGATGGCGGTTGGGCGCTGGAACGGCTGTTGGAATACGGGGTCGAGACGGCGCATATCACCTTGATGGAGGGGGTCACCGGCCACGCCAATATCGCCGTTGATCTTGAGGGCGAGAACAACATCGTCATTTTCCCCGGCACCAACCACGAAATCACCGATGAGATGATCGGCGCGGCGCTGAGTGAGGCCTCCTCTGGCGATTGGCTGTTGATGCAGAATGAGACCAACGGCCAGCGGTTCGCGGCTCGGACCGCAAAAACATTGGGCCTGCGGCTGGCCTATGCCGCCGCGCCTTTCGATGCAGCCGCGGTGACGGCGATCCTAGACCAGATCGATCTGTTGGTATTGAACGAGGTCGAAGCGGCGCAGCTTCGGGCCGCGACGGGGGGCGAGCTGCGGCAACTACCTGTCGATGACATCGTGGTGACGCTGGGCGCCGGGGGCTGCGAATGGGTCTCTAACAAGGCGCATCTGGTGGAAAGCTACCCCGCCTATCGGGTTGAGGCGGTGGATACGACCGGGGCGGGGGATACCTTTACCGGCTATCTGGTCGCGGGGTTGGACCGGGGGATGACCATGCCGCAGGCGATTGATCTGGCGATGCGCGCCGGGGCGCTGATGGTCATGCGCCATGGCACCGCGGATGTGATCCCCGACCTGAAAGAGATCCGGGATCACGATTTTCGTACCTAA
- the msrA gene encoding peptide-methionine (S)-S-oxide reductase MsrA, protein MFRKSMFKPAILTLAITLGLATQNRPAAAAQTEVLTVAGGCFWCVEADFESVKGVKEAVSGFAGGRTQNPTYKQVTGGNTGHYEAVQIQFDPDVVSRKTLLDLFFRSIDPTDAGGQFCDRGESYRTAIFAGSPAQKSAAEAAKAEAQTALGAKVVTPILGDAPFYPAEDYHQDYYKSSERLAFSSVGVAVKKSVAYKRYRNGCGRDARVKQLWGSAAPFVK, encoded by the coding sequence ATGTTCCGAAAATCAATGTTCAAACCCGCCATTCTGACCCTCGCCATCACCTTGGGCCTCGCGACGCAGAACCGTCCTGCCGCAGCAGCGCAAACCGAGGTGCTGACCGTCGCGGGCGGCTGTTTCTGGTGCGTCGAGGCGGATTTCGAATCCGTCAAAGGCGTGAAAGAAGCCGTCTCGGGCTTTGCCGGGGGGCGCACCCAGAACCCCACCTACAAACAGGTCACCGGCGGCAACACTGGCCACTATGAGGCCGTGCAAATCCAGTTCGACCCAGACGTGGTCAGCCGCAAAACGCTGCTGGATCTCTTTTTCCGCTCAATCGACCCGACGGATGCGGGCGGCCAATTCTGTGACCGAGGGGAAAGCTACCGCACCGCGATCTTTGCGGGCAGCCCCGCCCAGAAAAGCGCTGCAGAGGCGGCAAAGGCCGAGGCGCAGACCGCCCTCGGCGCCAAAGTCGTGACCCCAATCCTTGGCGATGCGCCGTTTTATCCGGCTGAGGATTACCACCAAGACTACTACAAAAGCAGCGAGCGGCTGGCCTTCAGCAGTGTCGGCGTGGCGGTCAAAAAATCAGTCGCCTACAAACGCTACCGCAACGGCTGTGGCCGGGATGCCCGTGTGAAACAGCTTTGGGGCAGCGCGGCACCCTTTGTGAAGTAA
- the ilvA gene encoding threonine ammonia-lyase IlvA: protein MADEFAQKAQAAAEALRALFPATPLLRNEHLSDRFGADIWLKREDLSPVRSYKLRGAFNAMRKVIPGQGLFVCASAGNHAQGVAFACSHFGVRGVIFMPVTTPQQKVQKTRMFGGENVEIRLVGDYFDATLAAAQSFCRDEGAHFLSPFDDDDVIEGQASVAVEIAAQLGRVPDRVILPVGGGGLSSGVVSYFGDACDYTFVEPAGAPSLARALEAGAPVDVSPIDNFVDGAAVAKIGARTFERLRGVNPADVVHLPEDRICVTINEMLNVEGIVLEPAGALSIDALGEVADQIVGKTVVCVASGGNFDFERLPEVKERAQRYSGVKKYFILRMPQRPGALKEFLMLLGPEDDICRFEYLKKSARNFGSVLIGIETRRPENFKPFLEQLGQSGFTYTDITNDETLAQFVL from the coding sequence ATGGCGGATGAATTTGCACAGAAAGCACAGGCGGCGGCAGAGGCGCTGCGGGCATTGTTCCCGGCGACACCGCTGCTCCGCAATGAGCATCTGTCGGACCGCTTTGGCGCGGATATCTGGCTGAAGCGCGAGGATTTAAGCCCGGTGCGCTCTTACAAGCTGCGCGGAGCGTTCAATGCGATGCGCAAAGTGATCCCGGGGCAGGGGCTGTTTGTCTGTGCCTCGGCGGGGAACCATGCGCAGGGGGTGGCTTTTGCCTGCAGCCATTTCGGGGTGCGCGGCGTGATTTTCATGCCGGTGACCACGCCGCAGCAGAAGGTTCAAAAGACCCGGATGTTCGGGGGTGAGAATGTCGAGATCCGGCTGGTGGGGGATTATTTCGATGCCACCTTGGCGGCAGCACAGAGTTTTTGCCGGGACGAGGGCGCGCATTTCCTGTCGCCTTTTGACGATGATGACGTGATTGAGGGGCAGGCTTCTGTTGCTGTGGAGATTGCCGCGCAATTGGGCCGGGTGCCGGATCGGGTGATCTTGCCCGTAGGCGGCGGCGGGCTGTCTTCGGGGGTGGTCAGTTATTTTGGGGACGCCTGCGACTATACATTCGTCGAACCCGCAGGGGCTCCGAGCCTTGCGCGGGCGTTGGAGGCCGGGGCGCCGGTTGATGTCTCTCCGATTGATAACTTTGTGGATGGCGCTGCGGTGGCCAAGATCGGCGCGCGGACCTTTGAGCGTTTGCGCGGGGTGAACCCGGCGGATGTGGTGCATCTGCCGGAGGACCGGATTTGCGTGACGATCAACGAGATGTTGAATGTCGAAGGCATCGTTTTAGAGCCAGCAGGCGCGCTGTCGATAGATGCGCTGGGCGAGGTGGCCGATCAGATTGTCGGCAAGACGGTGGTCTGTGTGGCTTCGGGCGGCAATTTCGATTTCGAGCGTTTGCCAGAGGTCAAAGAGCGGGCGCAGCGCTATTCGGGCGTGAAGAAATATTTTATTCTGCGCATGCCGCAGCGGCCGGGGGCGTTGAAGGAGTTTCTGATGCTGCTTGGTCCGGAGGATGACATCTGCCGGTTTGAGTATTTGAAGAAGTCGGCGCGAAATTTCGGCTCTGTCCTCATTGGGATCGAGACGCGGCGACCTGAGAATTTTAAGCCCTTCCTTGAACAGCTGGGGCAATCCGGCTTTACCTATACGGATATCACCAACGACGAGACCTTGGCGCAGTTCGTGCTGTAG
- a CDS encoding CoA pyrophosphatase: protein MSDRFQSFREALAQTGVESSDFDLNPEVTLPEGRSLRPAGVLAPVVDTGTRLELILTKRSSALKHHPGQIAFPGGKQDGGDADVIAAALREAREEIGLPSDIVDVLGVLPAHETVTGFSVTPVIGYVTRDFTVVPEPGEVEEVFRVPLDHVLNPSNYLVHSRRWRGQRRYYYAVPYGPYYIWGATARMLRAWATRMNT, encoded by the coding sequence GTGAGCGACCGGTTCCAATCCTTTCGCGAGGCGCTTGCCCAGACTGGGGTGGAATCCTCCGATTTCGATCTGAACCCGGAGGTCACCCTGCCCGAGGGGCGCAGTCTGCGGCCTGCGGGTGTGCTCGCCCCGGTGGTGGATACCGGAACGCGGCTGGAACTGATCCTGACCAAGCGGTCTTCGGCGCTGAAACATCACCCCGGGCAGATTGCCTTTCCGGGGGGTAAACAAGACGGCGGCGATGCGGATGTCATCGCCGCCGCCCTGCGCGAAGCGCGCGAAGAGATCGGCCTGCCGAGCGACATCGTAGATGTCTTGGGTGTTCTTCCGGCCCATGAGACGGTCACCGGCTTTAGCGTCACCCCCGTGATCGGCTATGTGACGCGCGATTTCACCGTGGTGCCAGAACCCGGCGAGGTCGAAGAGGTGTTTCGCGTACCGCTCGACCATGTGCTGAACCCCAGCAACTACCTTGTGCATTCCCGGCGTTGGCGGGGCCAGCGGCGGTATTATTACGCTGTTCCCTATGGCCCCTATTACATCTGGGGCGCGACCGCGCGTATGTTGCGGGCATGGGCGACCCGCATGAACACATGA
- the hslO gene encoding Hsp33 family molecular chaperone HslO: protein MTQGTKIAWDDTVLPFQLDDVDMRGRVARLDGVLEGILKQHDYPPQVEALVAEMALLTALIGQTIKLRWKLSLQVQSKGAVRMIATDYYGPEKEGEPARIRAYASYDADRLTDDAPFEQIGEGYFAIMIDQGKGMTPYQGITPLAGGSLAACAEAYFAQSEQLPTRFSLSFGKSSGPGEPEHWRAGGIMLQHMPKASPLSASGEGTGEVLKADDLVEGDEAENWNRVNILLGTVEDLELIGPSVPPTDLLLRLFHEEQPRVYDAQPVRFGCTCSEDRVRQSLSIYSARDIEKMTTDDGRVTADCQFCGAHYDLDPATVGFDAKA, encoded by the coding sequence ATGACCCAAGGAACTAAAATCGCGTGGGACGATACCGTTCTGCCCTTTCAGCTTGATGATGTCGACATGCGCGGCCGCGTGGCGCGGCTTGATGGCGTGTTGGAGGGCATCCTGAAGCAGCACGACTATCCGCCGCAGGTCGAAGCCTTGGTGGCCGAGATGGCGTTGTTGACCGCATTGATCGGTCAGACGATCAAACTGCGTTGGAAACTGTCGCTACAGGTGCAATCCAAAGGTGCCGTTCGGATGATCGCGACCGATTACTACGGCCCCGAAAAGGAAGGCGAGCCTGCGCGCATCCGCGCCTATGCCAGCTATGATGCGGATCGGCTGACCGATGACGCCCCGTTTGAACAGATCGGCGAAGGCTATTTCGCGATCATGATCGACCAAGGCAAAGGCATGACCCCCTATCAGGGCATCACGCCACTGGCTGGCGGGTCTTTGGCTGCCTGTGCGGAAGCCTATTTCGCCCAGTCCGAGCAGTTGCCGACCCGCTTTTCGCTAAGCTTTGGCAAATCGTCGGGTCCGGGCGAGCCAGAGCATTGGCGTGCTGGTGGCATCATGTTGCAACATATGCCCAAAGCCTCGCCACTATCGGCGTCGGGCGAAGGGACGGGTGAGGTCCTCAAGGCCGATGATTTGGTCGAAGGCGACGAGGCCGAGAATTGGAACCGCGTGAACATCCTGCTCGGCACGGTTGAGGATCTGGAGCTGATCGGCCCCAGCGTACCGCCGACCGATCTTCTGTTGCGATTGTTTCACGAGGAACAACCGCGGGTATATGATGCCCAACCGGTCCGTTTCGGCTGTACCTGTTCCGAAGACCGCGTGCGTCAAAGCCTGTCGATCTACTCGGCCCGCGACATCGAAAAGATGACGACCGATGATGGCCGAGTGACCGCCGACTGCCAGTTCTGCGGCGCGCATTATGACCTTGATCCGGCCACGGTCGGTTTCGACGCCAAGGCCTAG
- a CDS encoding HAD family hydrolase yields the protein MRIAMWSGPRNLSTAMMYSFGARQDFTAMDEPFYAAYLKATGLEHPMRDAVLAAQDQDPARVPLGFVQDGARHLYMKHMAQHMIDGFPLDWAEDCVNIHLIRHPARVIASYAAKREAPRLADIGFDRQLMLFERLGGLVIDSGDIRADPEGMLRKLCAAIDLPFDPAMLRWPAGPRPEDGVWAPHWYGAIHQSTGFAGPEGDLPLLNGANAEVLAAALPYYEQLFAERLKKF from the coding sequence ATGCGAATTGCGATGTGGTCAGGGCCACGCAATCTAAGCACCGCGATGATGTATAGTTTCGGGGCGCGGCAGGACTTTACCGCGATGGATGAGCCTTTCTACGCGGCCTATCTGAAGGCGACCGGGTTGGAACATCCGATGCGCGACGCGGTTCTGGCAGCACAGGACCAAGACCCTGCGCGGGTGCCCTTAGGGTTTGTGCAGGACGGTGCGCGGCATCTTTATATGAAACATATGGCGCAGCATATGATTGACGGGTTTCCGCTGGACTGGGCGGAGGATTGTGTGAACATCCATCTGATCCGCCATCCCGCACGGGTGATCGCGAGCTACGCCGCGAAACGTGAAGCGCCCCGTTTGGCGGACATTGGATTTGACCGGCAGCTTATGCTGTTTGAGCGTTTGGGCGGGCTGGTCATCGACAGTGGCGATATCCGTGCGGACCCGGAGGGGATGCTGCGCAAACTCTGCGCCGCGATCGATCTGCCTTTCGACCCTGCGATGCTGCGCTGGCCTGCCGGACCACGCCCCGAGGATGGGGTTTGGGCCCCGCATTGGTATGGGGCGATTCATCAAAGCACCGGATTTGCCGGACCCGAGGGGGATTTGCCCCTGCTGAACGGGGCGAATGCTGAGGTTCTGGCCGCCGCCTTACCCTATTATGAGCAGCTATTTGCGGAACGTCTTAAAAAATTCTGA
- a CDS encoding NUDIX domain-containing protein, with translation MIRRTGETPQPGQSYTPRPGVYAILPLQRRFLMTLEMAQDTEVQLPGGGIEVGESPLQALHREVLEETGWRIARPRRLGAFRRFTYMKDYDLWAQKFCHIYVAHPVRQIAAPTEPHHATLVLSASEALATLANEGDRLFLQRHLR, from the coding sequence ATGATCCGACGTACAGGTGAGACACCACAGCCCGGCCAAAGCTACACACCGCGGCCCGGGGTCTATGCCATTCTCCCGCTGCAACGCCGTTTTCTGATGACGCTGGAAATGGCCCAAGACACCGAGGTGCAATTGCCCGGCGGCGGTATCGAAGTGGGAGAATCCCCGCTCCAAGCACTCCACCGCGAAGTGCTGGAGGAAACCGGCTGGCGCATTGCCCGCCCGCGCCGATTGGGCGCGTTCCGTCGCTTTACCTATATGAAGGATTACGACCTCTGGGCGCAAAAGTTCTGCCATATCTACGTCGCGCATCCCGTGCGCCAGATCGCCGCGCCGACAGAGCCGCATCACGCCACCTTGGTGCTATCGGCCAGCGAAGCATTGGCGACCCTCGCAAACGAAGGCGACCGCCTGTTTCTGCAACGCCACCTGCGCTAA